A genomic region of Candidatus Deferrimicrobium sp. contains the following coding sequences:
- a CDS encoding TetR/AcrR family transcriptional regulator gives MARRGPNNGGDKRDRILRAAVKIFSRKGFFNSKVSEIARAAEVADGTIYLYFRNKDDLLISLFEEKMGEVVADVRRRIAAGGNALDRLRIFIENHMDLLERESGLVEVLQVELRQSTKFLKDYTPVKFFEYLEIISDILEEGKREGILRPDLNVSVARRAIFGALDELSLTYILSRKPKYHPTVTAAELCRLLLEGLCVPGAAAGEG, from the coding sequence ATGGCGAGGAGGGGGCCGAACAACGGTGGGGATAAGCGGGACCGGATCCTCCGCGCCGCAGTAAAGATCTTCTCCCGGAAGGGGTTCTTCAACTCGAAGGTGTCCGAGATCGCCCGAGCCGCCGAAGTCGCGGACGGGACCATCTACCTCTACTTCAGGAACAAGGACGACCTGCTGATCTCCCTTTTCGAAGAGAAGATGGGGGAGGTGGTGGCGGACGTGCGCCGGAGGATCGCGGCCGGCGGGAACGCCCTCGATCGCTTGAGGATCTTCATCGAAAACCACATGGACCTTCTGGAGCGCGAATCCGGGCTCGTCGAGGTTCTCCAGGTGGAGCTGCGGCAGAGCACCAAGTTCCTGAAGGACTACACGCCGGTGAAGTTCTTCGAGTACCTGGAGATCATCAGCGACATCCTCGAGGAGGGAAAGAGGGAGGGGATCCTCCGCCCCGACCTGAACGTCAGCGTCGCGCGGCGCGCCATCTTCGGCGCGCTGGACGAGTTGTCCCTCACGTACATCCTTTCAAGAAAACCGAAGTATCATCCAACCGTAACGGCCGCCGAGCTGTGCCGGCTCCTCCTCGAGGGGCTGTGCGTGCCCGGGGCGGCCGCCGGGGAGGGCTGA
- a CDS encoding acyl-CoA dehydrogenase family protein, with translation MIGFDPTPEQEALREMSHKFAANEIRPRAAEWDRDGTFPLELFRKAFDLGLMTGFIPEIFGGQGLTLLDTCILEEEISWGCSGVATSMNANALALGPILLAGTEAQKRAFIQPFATEFRFASFCLTEPGAGSDPGGIATTARRDGDGYVLSGRKCFITNGAHASQYTVFASTDRSRGHKGLSAFVVPREAPGVSTGKKEDKMGQRASETSDVLFEDVRVPEANRLGAEGEGFRIAMRTIDYARAGVAAMAVGVARAAYEHAAEYSRQRVQFGQPIAMNQAIYFLLADMATDIEAARLLTWRAAWLADQGKRNTKESSFAKAFAADLAMRAATDAVQIFGGYGYMKDYPVEKLMRDAKLLQIFEGTSQIQRMVIAKETLMR, from the coding sequence ATGATCGGTTTCGATCCGACCCCGGAGCAGGAGGCGCTCCGGGAGATGTCCCACAAGTTCGCGGCCAACGAGATCCGGCCGCGTGCGGCGGAGTGGGACCGGGACGGTACGTTCCCGCTCGAACTGTTCCGGAAGGCGTTCGATCTCGGACTGATGACAGGGTTCATCCCCGAGATCTTCGGGGGGCAAGGATTGACGCTGCTCGATACGTGCATCCTCGAGGAGGAGATCTCCTGGGGATGCTCGGGCGTCGCCACTTCGATGAACGCAAACGCCCTCGCACTGGGACCGATCCTCCTGGCCGGCACCGAAGCGCAAAAGCGGGCGTTCATCCAGCCGTTCGCGACGGAGTTCCGGTTCGCCTCCTTCTGCCTGACCGAGCCGGGTGCGGGTTCCGACCCCGGGGGGATCGCCACGACGGCTCGCCGGGACGGCGACGGATACGTTCTGAGCGGCCGGAAATGCTTCATCACGAACGGCGCACATGCCTCCCAGTACACCGTCTTCGCGTCGACGGACCGGTCGCGGGGGCACAAGGGTTTGTCGGCCTTCGTCGTTCCGCGGGAGGCGCCCGGCGTCTCAACGGGAAAGAAGGAGGACAAGATGGGGCAGCGCGCTTCCGAGACCTCCGACGTCCTCTTCGAGGATGTCCGCGTTCCCGAAGCCAACCGGCTCGGGGCCGAGGGGGAGGGGTTCAGGATCGCCATGCGGACGATCGATTACGCGCGCGCTGGAGTGGCCGCGATGGCGGTAGGTGTCGCCCGGGCCGCGTACGAACACGCGGCGGAGTACAGCCGGCAGAGGGTCCAGTTCGGCCAGCCGATCGCGATGAACCAGGCGATCTATTTCCTGCTGGCGGACATGGCGACCGACATCGAGGCGGCCAGGCTGCTGACGTGGAGGGCGGCGTGGCTTGCGGACCAGGGGAAGCGGAACACGAAGGAGTCGTCCTTCGCCAAGGCGTTCGCGGCCGATCTCGCGATGCGCGCCGCTACCGACGCCGTCCAGATCTTCGGCGGGTACGGCTACATGAAGGATTACCCCGTGGAGAAGCTGATGCGGGATGCGAAGCTCCTTCAGATCTTCGAGGGGACCAGTCAGATCCAGCGGATGGTCATCGCGAAGGAAACCTTGATGCGCTGA
- a CDS encoding tetratricopeptide repeat protein — MRRIGAPGFALLLVLAAVLSFPGCKKKQPPVPAGEGESIRLNTVADIENYKEILRKDPNNLQALIGIGNLYFDTMQDLLAIQNYRKALVIDPTNANVRTDMAICYRRSGNPVQAVEELKKAISTTPGHAQSRYNLGVILIQDMHDPEGGIKAWEGLLENVPDYPYRDNLKAEIARMRSEQGSGKQVYK, encoded by the coding sequence ATGAGAAGAATCGGTGCACCGGGGTTCGCGCTTTTGCTGGTTCTTGCGGCGGTCCTTTCATTTCCCGGGTGCAAGAAGAAGCAGCCACCCGTCCCTGCGGGGGAGGGGGAGTCGATTCGGCTGAACACCGTCGCGGACATCGAGAATTACAAAGAGATCCTGCGGAAGGATCCGAACAACCTGCAGGCGCTGATCGGCATAGGGAACCTTTACTTCGACACGATGCAGGACCTCCTCGCGATCCAAAATTACCGGAAGGCGCTCGTAATTGACCCCACGAACGCGAACGTGCGGACCGACATGGCGATCTGCTATCGCCGCAGCGGAAACCCCGTTCAGGCGGTCGAGGAGCTCAAGAAGGCGATCTCGACCACCCCGGGGCACGCGCAGTCCCGCTACAACCTCGGAGTGATTCTTATCCAGGACATGCACGATCCCGAGGGGGGGATCAAGGCTTGGGAAGGGTTGCTCGAAAATGTGCCGGACTATCCTTACAGGGACAACCTGAAGGCCGAAATCGCGAGGATGCGCTCGGAGCAGGGATCCGGCAAGCAGGTGTACAAGTAG
- a CDS encoding ADP-ribosylglycohydrolase family protein: protein GAIAQACAVARILHTPASSLDVISFPRALSPVVAGIEPERGLRPRIGRSATTVGRKLGAELPALLLRRAPVQEMQEALGNGTAAHEGIPFALGCFLRSPGDFAEAVVPAVCQGGDARAVAAMAGALCGAYIGESGIPERFLAHLPGRRELGEAAEGLLALARGDG, encoded by the coding sequence CTGGGGCGATCGCGCAGGCATGCGCGGTTGCGAGAATCCTTCACACCCCCGCGTCCTCGCTCGACGTGATCTCCTTCCCCAGGGCGCTCTCCCCCGTCGTCGCCGGGATCGAGCCCGAGCGGGGACTCCGGCCGCGGATCGGGAGATCGGCCACGACGGTGGGAAGGAAGCTGGGGGCGGAGCTCCCCGCCCTCCTTTTGCGTCGCGCCCCTGTCCAGGAGATGCAGGAGGCCCTGGGAAACGGAACGGCGGCGCACGAGGGGATCCCCTTCGCCCTCGGATGCTTCCTACGTTCGCCGGGAGATTTCGCCGAGGCGGTGGTGCCCGCGGTTTGCCAGGGAGGGGATGCACGTGCCGTCGCCGCGATGGCGGGTGCGCTTTGCGGAGCGTACATCGGTGAGTCGGGGATCCCGGAGCGGTTTCTCGCGCACCTGCCGGGACGACGGGAACTCGGGGAGGCGGCGGAGGGGTTGCTCGCGCTGGCACGCGGCGACGGGTGA
- a CDS encoding IclR family transcriptional regulator — protein sequence MVRRDKSNYIIQSVAHALDVLEEFRDETEELGVTELSKKLKLHKNNVFRILATLQSRNYIEQNRSNDNYRLGIKCLELGQTFIHQRGLLKQARPILQNLAETTGETSYISILRGNEVVYLDAVETSSTVRVISRVGLHMPVHATAAGKALVAYDSDEELRKMFNGDLRRFAKATRTDVDDLIKEVALVRERGYATDLEEFEEGLRCIGAPVRDYTRKVVGAVSVSGPAHRLSDERIATVVGPELERAGKALSARLGFRE from the coding sequence ATGGTCCGTCGAGACAAATCGAACTATATCATCCAATCGGTCGCCCATGCCCTCGATGTCCTGGAGGAGTTCCGGGATGAGACGGAGGAGCTGGGAGTCACGGAACTCAGCAAGAAGCTGAAACTGCATAAAAACAACGTGTTTCGCATCCTCGCCACTTTGCAGTCGCGCAACTACATCGAGCAGAACCGGTCCAACGACAACTACCGCCTCGGGATCAAGTGCCTCGAGCTGGGCCAGACCTTCATCCATCAGCGCGGCCTACTGAAACAGGCCAGGCCGATTTTGCAGAACCTTGCAGAAACAACGGGGGAGACGAGCTATATCTCCATCCTTCGGGGGAACGAGGTTGTCTACCTCGACGCCGTGGAAACCTCCTCCACGGTGCGCGTCATCTCCCGCGTCGGCCTGCACATGCCGGTCCACGCCACCGCCGCGGGGAAGGCCCTTGTCGCCTACGACTCCGACGAGGAGTTGCGGAAGATGTTCAACGGTGATCTTCGCCGGTTCGCGAAGGCTACCCGGACCGATGTCGACGATCTCATCAAGGAAGTCGCTCTCGTCCGGGAGCGGGGGTACGCCACCGATCTCGAGGAATTCGAGGAGGGACTTCGCTGCATCGGCGCCCCCGTGCGCGACTACACCCGCAAGGTGGTCGGAGCGGTCAGCGTTTCCGGACCGGCACACCGGCTCTCCGACGAGAGGATCGCCACCGTGGTCGGCCCGGAGCTCGAACGGGCGGGGAAGGCCCTCTCCGCGCGGCTCGGTTTTCGGGAATAG